CTGAATGAATTTCTCAAGGAAGACCATGACGACAAATAATATGACACTAATGCTTCAACAACTGTGGATGTTCGGTGATTTGGAAGAGGAATCGCTTCTGGCCATCTAGTGAAATAATCTGTGACGACTCAAATTAAACGATTTCCCGAAGAAGATTTGGTAATTGGACCAAGAATGTCAATTGCAATTCTTTCAAATGGTGACCCTACATTCTAAATCTGATATTCTGCTTTAGTTTTACGATGAGGACCTTTTTTCGAGAAACagactttacaatttttacacCATAACTCAACGTCGTGTTTACAAGTTGCCCAATAGAATCTTTGACAAATTTTGTCAAGGGTCttattgattccaaaatgtcCACCAGATGAAGAGTTATGTGCTTCATGAAGAACAtcgttaattttactttttggaacaataatttgctaaacgatttTTGATAGATTTGAAGATTCCCACTTTGTATAAAGTATATCGTTTTTTAACTCTAAAGAATCCCGATAGAGTAGATAAACTTTAAAGGTGGAGTTGAGGTGAGAAATGGACTGCTAATCTGGtacaagatttttttcttaaaatcaaTGACAACTTTCAATAATTCATCTTCGTTCTGGAGTTTGCTCTAATTGATAGAATCTGCAATACGTAAATTCATTTGTTGTATATAGAGACAATCTTCTGAAATTgtcgaatttaatttttgacattttttacaataacaaATACGACGAGACAATGCATCAGcattttgatgatttttacCAGGGCGATGAATAATCTCAAAATCATATTGAAATCGAACCTCTAACCAACGAGCCATTTGACCTTTAGGgtttttaaaagataataaCCATTTTAGTGCGGCATGATCCGTTCTAATGATGAATTTTCCCCCTATCAAATAGTGACGAAAATGTTCAATTGATTTTACCAcagctaataattattttctagttACACAATAGTTCTTTCCactttgtttaatattttgttatagtAAGCTACTACTTTTTCAACTTCTTGTTCTTTACCATCAGGAGTTTTAATTCGATGAACTTGAGACAAAACTGCACCTAATCGGAAATAGGAAGCGTCAGTATCTAGAATGAAAGGAAGGTTCGGATCCGGAGGTGTTAGAACAGGGGCAGTACTTAAAGCTTTCTTTAAGTTTTCAAAGGCTTGATGAGCTATATCATCccaaataaattgtattttctCCTCAGTTAATTTATGAAGATCCTTAGCGAttagggaaaaattttttataaatctccTATAGTACGAGCAGAGTCCTAAGAAACCTCGAAGATCGGTTTTATTTTTCGGAATAGGCCAATTGGTGATTGTTTCAACTTTCTTTGGGTCGCATTCGATTTTATCTCCGAAAATTACTTGACCTAAAAATGGAACTTTGTGTTGGAAGAATACACATTTTTTAGTATTGATCTTTAGGCCTGCTTGAAGAAGTCTATCAAATATGATTTCTAAATGTTCGAGGTGCTCTGAGAAAGTTTTACTACGAACGATGATGTCATCAATATAAACTTCACAAATTTTTCCTATTAATCCTTCTAAAACaatatacattaattaaaactaaaacaatATACAGATAATCTACACAAAATCTAAGAGTTTCAtccattttctttttaaatacgaCTGGAGATGCCCATGGACTAGAACTAGGTTAAATAAAACCTTGACTCTTCATGTCTTTTAATAATTCGAAAGCTTCTTTCCTGTAATGTAATGGAATACACCTAGGTGATTGTTTAATGGGTTGAGCATTTCCTGTGTCAATATCATGTTCAATATAATTACAGACGCcaatgtcatttttattttttgcaaaaatactttgatattttattgaaaattcattaaattttcgtttttgtgaatcgtttaaatttttaattaatgaatcgTAAACTTCTTTCAATAATTctggtaataataaatttgtttcggtttttaattgatttacatagatctttttgttattgttatatttctcatttaaaagtttattgaatttttttattaatttttatttttttagaaagtcTTTACCCAATAAACCATCCTCTTTGATTTCCGCAAAAGCAATATCTAAATCGATggagaaattcaaaaattttaatttgacgtttatgaataaatttatatggaaGTTCTTTACCAGATgccgtataaattttataaggtttataattgttattttttagattattaaataaattaccattgGCAATGGTAATATCAGCCGCGgtatcaatattaattttacaagGAATATTGTTAATAGTCTCATGCaatcttaaattaaaatcaggaTTCAAATtgtctaattttatttttgtaatagaATAGGTTGATTCGTCCCTCGTCGAATCAACCTCTTTAAGTTTCCCTGACtttggttatttttattattttggttgcATCTTGGTCTTTCAttttgctaaaaattttgttggaagtttcgattaaaattttgaggatTTTTACATTCGGATTTAAAATGACCTGTCTTTCCGCAGTTCCAACATGTAAGAATGAGAGTACGGTTGAAACtgggattattattattattaaattcgaattttctttCGAGATTAGGTTTATAATTGTTTGAATTATCTAATTGTTTGAAGTTATAATTtgggtaaattttatttctatcctcactatcaattaattttgaaattgattctAATTCTAAAGCTCTTTTTAAAGCtttatttaatgtaaaaattttttctcacctccgggcggaaagcgtcaacttccgtcccgctgtgcaaaacgaagttgccgctttccgcctccgtcgaggagaaaaatagtatacactcctcgggaagtaaataagaaagcctcagatcacatgtttgttgacctcggcttcgcctcggccaacaattacatgtgatctgagacatttcttactttacttccctcggtgtgtaatatactatttcggATCTTAAagaatattgtaattttttatatagtaaCTCACTTATGAATTGTTGAGAAGATTGACGTTCAATCATATCATCTGTCCTCATCATCAGGCGAAAAGACGAGCTGCTAGAAAAATCGCAGAGCCGTCTTTAAATATGCGGGGCACTCGTCAAAGCGAGACGATAACGAGTGGAGCCCGAGAGTCTCGAAGATCACCGCCCCGACCCACATGCAACTCGCAAATAACAACAGCGAGAGAGTACAAACTCTTCCAGCGACCAAATCCGTCACATTAGTGATTGGAAAAGGCCCTAAGATCTGGATGAAATCAAAGGAACTTTCCAATTCAGGTTGTGAAGTTCTTCTCGATTCTGGTCCAGATCTTAACCTCCTTTGCATCGATGCTTTAGCAGACGATGCCGTCTTTACAACTGAAGAAGGAGGTATGGTGGGAGGTATTGCGACAAGTAGTATGCCCATCATTGGAAATATTACATTGAAAATTGTTGGAGTCGAAGTTCGTTTTGAGATATTACCCCAAGCTCCCGGAGGCTATTCAGGAATCTTGGGTAATGAGTTTTTCACAAAGGAAAGAGCAGCTATTTCCTTCTATTGGAATACTCTTGTCCTCAGAGAAAGACCCACTTGTCCTATTCCATTCACAATGGATGAGGATTCTCAagaaaactcaattttaacTCTCGGTACGGGACCAAAAATTTTCGACGCATGTAACGCACTGCTCGGTGAATTACAATGCTTTCTCATCGATACAGCGGGGGACGAATGCTTGATCAACGTCTCTGCCCTCCAACCTCAGatcataataaatgaaaatgagGTCATGTCGTTGAGAGGCCTCAATGGGCGCCGAGTTAAAACAATCGGCACTGTAGAACTAAAGGTCTTAGGATCCAAAATTCTCTTTCATGCGGTAGATGAAAATCTATCATTTAATGGAATTGGGATCCTTGTCAACAATTTTCTACGGAAAGAACAAGCCAAAATTTCTTACCATCATTAGTCAATAAACTTGCTTTCCAGGCCTTCTCGACCTCTATTTTTCAGTTTAGAGGTCAATCCATCGCGCTCATATACGATTCCACCTCGTATGAGAATGACAGTTGCAGTACCGATTATTAATCCTTCAATTAAGCAGGGTTACTTGCCTAAGGTCACCCTTAAAGACGGGATTCTTATGGGTTAAGCCACGGTTACTGTGGAAGAAGATCAAGCAATGTGTATGGTCATCAACACCACTTAAGATCCAGTTGATATTAACATCGAACCCCAAATGTTAGAGGAGTTCGAATTCGACCAAACTGATTCCACGGATTACTTTCCTGATAATATCGAACCACTATCGAAGTCCAACAGCAAACTATCCAGGAGAGAAAGAATAAATTTGATCTTCGACAAAATCCCCACAGATTATTTAAACAGACGAGAGCGAAAACAAGTATTTGACCTCATTAAGAGAAATCACGATGTTTTTCACTTGTCTGGTGATCGTCTCGGACGATCTAAGAAATTCACATGCAAAATTGAAACAACCACAGACCAGCTAATCCGGATGCGACaatatcgatttccacaagaGCATCGAgatgaaattcaaaaacaattcgataatattttaaaacaaggAATCATCCGTAAATCCAATCCACCTTATAATTCACCTTTATGGATAGTTCCAAAGAAGCCCGCTGCGCACGGTAACAAAATGTGGCGCATGGTtatcgattttcgaaatttaaacAAAGTTACAGTGGGGGACGCTTACCCTCTGCCTCTGATAATCGATATGTTAGATCAACTTGGGGAAGCCAAAATAATTCAGCGTATTCGATCTAGCGAGTGGATTCCATCAAGTTCCAATGAAATCAAaggatgcaaaaaaaaactgcAGTTTCAACTCCCGATGGCCATTGGGAATACTGTTGCATGCCATTCGGATTAGAATGTGCCCCTGCTATCTTCCAACGTATAATGGATTCCACCTTAAGTGGTCTCAAAGGCACAGAACTATTCATATATCTCGATGACTTCGTGAGCTATGCGTCTTCACTTGAAGATTATGAGGTAAGAGTTCAAAGACTCTTCAATTGCCTCAGAGAAGCCAGGCTAACTCTTCAGCCCGAGAAATGTAAATTTCTGTGCCCAGAAGTTGAATATTTGGgtcaaattaaaacaaaaaacggGGTAAAACCCGACCCTAAAAAGATCTCTTCGCTTCAGAACGCCTCTAAACCACGTAATCACACCGAAGCTCGAAAATTTATGGGTTTGGCGAATTATCACCGccgttttattgaaaatttcgcTGACAGAGCTAAGTCCATCACTGAACTTACCAGAAAAACAAAACCGTTCGTTTGGTCAGAagaagctcagaacgctttcAATGACATCAAGAATGCATTATGTGAAAAACTCTTTCCTTGGTTATCCCGATTTTAACAAACCATTTATTTTGGCCACAAGTTCCTCAGAGGTCGGAAAATCGGGAATTTTAAGTCAAGAAGTTGAATCCGAGGAAAACGACCCAAATGCtgaaacaaatgataaaatcaaaaaaaattgtttcctgTACGTCCCTTGTCTTGCATGATACAGAAACAAGATACACAAACAACGAAAATGAATGTTGGGCTGTTCTATATGCTGTTCAACAGTTTAAACCTTATCTCTACGGTAAACCTTTCACCCTATACACCAGCAGCCCTTGTATAGCTTGGTTAAGAGATAGTCAAACTGTAAGCGAACGACAGATCAAATGGAGATCCCAACTGAGCGAATACAAATTTTCAGTCGTCGTTCGACACAAGATCTCTGAACAATACGCAGAAGGATTATCGTATAATCCCGAAGGACGACGTGAAGAGTCGCTATCTCCAGAAGTAgaaagttcaaaaatcactgaAGCAGTAATGTAGCCTCTAAAAAAGTCTTATCTGCCGAATGAAGAAGCTATCAATGCGGTAAAAAGAGGTAGAAAACCTGGAACTAAGAATAAGCCAAGGCTTAACAGCGTACCCCAACCAAGAGATACAATAGCTTCCCGGTTACGACAGAGAAAAGCAACCGACAAAGTTACTACTCGTAAACGTGTAAATTATTGTGAACTAAGTACTACCGAACCTGAAGTCACAGAGAATAATCAAGTGGAGGAAGTTATGGCGGATGATGATGTATTTTCCAATGACCCTCCAGATCCTATTATTGCAGGCCAAGAGCtggaaaatgaaaaagaacCTTCAGAATAAGAAACAGCTGCTGTAGACGATGCCGATGAAGAAGAAGCAGTCCGCTTGATGAATGCCGAGTATCTATTAGTGGAAGCTGAAAAGAGTTCAGCTGATGACAGTGAAGACACTC
This sequence is a window from Microplitis mediator isolate UGA2020A chromosome 3, iyMicMedi2.1, whole genome shotgun sequence. Protein-coding genes within it:
- the LOC130665892 gene encoding uncharacterized protein LOC130665892, giving the protein MRTDDMIERQSSQQFIRNAQPIKQSPRCIPLHYRKEAFELLKDMKSQEGLIGKICEVYIDDIIVRSKTFSEHLEHLEIIFDRLLQAGLKINTKKCVFFQHKVPFLGQVIFGDKIECDPKKVETITNWPIPKNKTDLRGFLGLCSYYRRFIKNFSLIAKDLHKLTEEKIQFIWDDIAHQAFENLKKALSTAPVLTPPDPNLPFILDTDASYFRLGAVLSQVHRIKTPDGKEQEVEKVVAYYNKILNKVERTIV